The following proteins come from a genomic window of Salvia hispanica cultivar TCC Black 2014 chromosome 4, UniMelb_Shisp_WGS_1.0, whole genome shotgun sequence:
- the LOC125218625 gene encoding uncharacterized protein At4g28440-like — protein sequence MADQKKQFTKVNQLRPLDTGLSLTVKVISAKMIAQRGRSQGRFSECLVGDESGIIIFSARNDQVDMAKEGNTLVLSNAKVDMFKGSMRLAVDRNGRAKVVEAASFSVDESNNLSLIEFERIDVVV from the exons ATGGCCGACCAGAAGAAGCAATTCACCAAGGTCAACCAGCTGCGCCCGTTGGATACCGGCCTCAGCCTTACCGTAAAAGTTATCAGTGCAAAGATGATAGCACAGAGAGGTCGGTCTCAAGGGCGTTTTTCCGAGTGCTTGGTAGGGGATGAGTCAGGAATCATCATTTTTTCTGCGAGAAATGATCAAG TGGATATGGCAAAAGAGGGCAACACTCTCGTCCTCTCGAATGCAAAGGTCGACATGTTCAAGGGATCGATGAGGCTAGCCGTGGACCGTAATGGTCGTGCTAAAGTTGTGGAGGCTGCCAGCTTCTCTGTGGACGAGAGCAACAACCTGTCGTTGATTGAGTTCGAACGGATCGATGTCGTCGTCTGA